TCAGGTTCTACGACCTGACGGTCATCCTGCTCGGTGTCTCCTTGGTCGCCGGCGTCCTGCTGATGGCCGCGGTGGCCGGGCCGGCGCGGCGGTGGGACGCGCTCTGGTACGCCGTCTCGCCCGCCGTGGTGCTGGCCGCCTACATCAACTGGGACCTGGTCGCGGGCGCGCTGTCGATGGGCATGCTGCTGGCCTGGGCACGGCGCAGGCAGGCGCTGGCGGGAGTGCTGCTGGGGCTGGCCATCGCGACCAAGTTCTATCCCTTAATGTTCGTGGGCGCACTGTTCCTGCTCACCTGGCGTACCGGACGATGGCGACCGTTCCTGGTCACGCTGGCCTCGACCGTCGGCACGTGGCTCGTGGTCAACGTGCCGTTCATGATTCTGGCGTGGGACGGCTGGCGCAGGTTCTACGTCTTCTCCCAGGAGCGCGGGGTGGACTGGGGCTCGCCGTGGCTGTTCTTCCAGAGCAAGGGCTGGGCCATCCTCGGCGAGGGCGACGTGAGCAAGCTCGGCATGGCGGCCCTGGCCATCATGTGCCTGGGCATCGCCGTGCTCACGCTGGCCGCGCCGCGCCGGCCCAGGCTGGCGCAGATCTGCTTCCTGGCGCTGGCCGCGTTCATGATGACGAACAAGGTGTGGTCGCCGCAGTTCGTGCTCTGGCTGGTGCCGTTCGCCGTGCTGGCCAGGCCCAACTGGAAGCCGCTCGCGCTGTGGCAGCTCGCCGAGGTCTGGTACTTCGCCGCCATCTGGCTCTACCTGCTCTCCCAGCCGCCGCTCAGCCGGAACGACCTGGGCATCGGTGACGACACGTACTTCACCGCCGTATGGGGGCGGGTCATCACGATCGGGATCATGATGGCGTTCGTGGTGCGGGACATCCTCCGTCCCCACAAGGACCGGGTGCGCCAGGCGGACATCGACGATCAGGGAGGCGGAGTCTTCGACGACGCGCCCGACCGGTTCACGCTGACGTCCGCCGTCCGATGATCACCCGCTCGGCCGCCCGGGACGCGCTGCTGCTCTGGCTCGGCTCGCGGGCCGGGCTGCTGGTGGCGACGGTGCTCGGGACGGCGCTCACCGCGTACGCCGGCAAGTGGCGCCAGTGGGACGCCGGACTGTTCATCACGATCGCCCAGTACGGCTACGACGGCGAGCCCGGCCGGCCGGTGGACGAGGGGCTGCCCGCGTTCTTCCCGGGGTTCCCGGTGGTGCTGCGGGCCGTGCACGTCCTCGTGCCGGACTGGGCGGCGGCCGGGCTGCTGATCTCGCTGGTCGCCGGGGCGGTGGCCATGGTGGCGCTGGCCCGGCTGGCCGAGACGGAAGGCGCGTCCGGCTGGATGGCGGTGCTGGCGCTGCTGCTCTTCCCGATGGCGGTGTTCCTGGCGGCGGGCTACAGCGAGTCGCTCTTCCTGGCCTTCGCGATCCCGGCGTGGCTGGCCGCCCGGCGGGGGCTCTGGTCCGCCGCCGCGCTGCTCGCGGCGGGGGCCTCGTGCGTGCGGATCACGGGGCTGTTCCTCGCCGTCGCGCTCGTCGTGGAGTTCTTCACGCACAAGGAGCCCGTACGGCGGGCCGGGTGGCTGGCCGTGCCCTTCGTGCCGCTGGTGGCGTACTCGTACTACCACTACAGCCGCTCGGGTGACTGGCTGGCCTGGAAGCACGCGCAGGAAGCCGGATGGGGGCGCGACTTCGCGTGGCCGTGGCAGGCGTGGAAGACGACCTGGCGCTCGGCCATGGGCTCCGACGACTTCGCCGTGGCCTTCCGGATGGAGATCGCGGGCGCGGTGGTGGCGTTCGCGGTGCTCATCTGGCTGCTCCTGCTGCGCAGGTGGAGCGAGCTCGTCTACACGGGGTTGCAGGCGGCGGCGCTGATGACGTCGGCGTACTACCTGTCGATCCCGCGCTCGCTGCTGCTGTGGTTTCCGCTGTGGGTGCTGGTCGCGAAGGTCGCGACCAGGAAGCCGTGGGTGCTGGTCGTGTACGCGCTGATCTTCGGGCCGCTCATGCTGCTCAACACGGGACGGTTCCTGAGTGGCGCGTGGGCAGGCTGATCTCTATACCCGCTTTTTCGTCTAAGTAATCCAGGAAAGTTATCCACAGGCTGTGTGTATTTCCTAGAGGTTCTTCCGCAGGAACGCGATGTCGTCGGCCTGGCCCTCGCCGGGCGTCTCCACCACGATCGGCGCCCCGGCCGCCCGGCAGACCGCCAGGATGAGGTCGGGGTCGATCTTCCCCTTGCCCAGGTTGGCGTGGCGGTCGGCGCCGGAGTCGAAGTCGTCGCGCGAGTCGTTGCAGTGGACCAGGTCGATCCGGCCGGTGATCGCCTTGACCCGCTCGACCAGGTCGACCAGCTCCTCGCCGCCCGCGTGCGCGTGGCAGGTGTCGAGGCAGAAGCCCACGTCGAACCCGTCGAGCGCGTCCCACAAGCGGGCGATGCGCTCCAGCTTGCGCGCCATCGCGTTGCCGCCGCCCGCGGTGTTCTCGATCAGCACGGGGATCGGGCACTCCATGCGCTCGAACACCTTGCGCCAGTTGTCGAACCCCGTCTGCGGGTCGTCGTTCTTGTTGACGTGGCCGCCGTGCACGATCAGGCCCTTGGCGCCGAGGCCCGCGGCCGCCTTGAGGTGCTGCTCGAGCAGCTTGCGGCTGGGGATCCTGATGCGGTTGTTCGTCGTGGCCACGTTGATCAGATAAGGGGCGTGGATGTAGATGTCGACGCCCTCGACCGGCTTGGCGGGCAGCACCGGTTTGTCGTACCCCTGGGGATCCCCGAGGAAGAACTGCACCACCTCGGCCCCCACCTCCGCGGCGTGGGCGGCGGGATCATCCTGATCGACGTGGGCTCCGATGCGCAGCATGTCACCGAGCTTACGCCGGAGCGGCGAGCCTGGGGCGGAGGGCGGCAGCTTGCGTGACCAACGTAGCCCCGTGCGAGCGCGACCATCGAACGCGGTTTGGTGGGGGCCTGTTCGGGAAGTCGGCTGACGCCCCCTACGCGAGGAGAAGCGACATGGCACGATGGCGCTGGCGTGGCCTGATCTTATTGATCTACGTGGTGATCGGGATCTACGTGGCCTGGGTGTACGACTACATCACCCCCGGACTGCTCAGGGACGTCGCGGAGGCGCTGCTGGCGATATTCCTCTGGTTCCTGGTCCTGCTCGGCATAAACCTGCACATCGGCAGGTGAGCCCATATCGAACGGCCCCGGAGTACGTGCGCCGGGGCCGTCGCTCATGGATGGGGAAGGAAACCGCCGTGGGCGATGCCGAGCGCGGCCCCGACGAACGACCCCACGAGGCCGATGATATTGAGCGAGCGCTGCGGCGTGGTCACCGACACGTACTGGGAATAGAGGCCGACACCGAAGCCGAGCGTGCCGAACCACGACGAGATCATGTGCGCGGATACCCAGAACGTCGAGATGAACGCCACCACGCCGCACGCGAGCGCGGCCACGGCCAGGGCGTTTTCCACAGGGTGAGAATGTCCGTCGGTGTTGAGCGTGAGCCTGAACCGCTCCCTTTCGGAGGGTTGAAGCACGTGTGGCACTGTCACCACCCCCTAGGTTTCCTAAAGGCCTTCCCACGTACTCGCGGCTGGTAACCTGGGGCACGCTGCGTTGTGATGGGTGATCCATCACCCCGGCTGCCGAAAGGGGCGCCCGGGCACAAGCGTCAGCGTCCTCCTGTCACGGCAGAGTGTCGTGACCGCAAGAGTCCAGAGGAGGTTGGAGTCCCGCATGCGTCGTTACGAAGTAATGGTCATTCTGGACCCTTCGCTCGATGAGCGCACTGTCGCGCCGTCCCTCGACCAGTTCCTCTCCGTGGTCCGCAACGACGGCGGCACCGTGGAGAAGGTCGACGTCTGGGGCCGTCGCCGTCTCGCCTACGACATCGACAAGAAGTCGGAAGGCATCTACGCCGTCATCGACCTGTCCGCGGAGCCCGCGACGGTCAAGGAGCTCGACCGGCAGATGAACCTCAACGAGGGCATCCTGCGCACCAAGGTTCTGCGTCCGGACGTGCATTAACCCCGGCTTTTGTCGGGGGTGCCCCGTACATTGAGCCGTAACCCAAGCGAAGGCGTGCAGGAAGGCGAGCGCTAGCCATGGCAGCAGGCGACACCGTAATCACCATCGTCGGCAACCTCGTCGACGACCCGGAGCTGCGCTTCACCCCGACGGGTCAAGCCGTGGCCCGATTCCGCATCGCGTC
The nucleotide sequence above comes from Nonomuraea helvata. Encoded proteins:
- a CDS encoding glycosyltransferase family 87 protein → MTSTEARAPFVARAVPYLPLAVIAALGATLAYVVRLPCRAGGWNDQVSTYTNFCYTDIYPLYFDRELATQNPYFAHVPFDKQVEYPVVLGEVMQVISWIARALTPDRVAQAVRFYDLTVILLGVSLVAGVLLMAAVAGPARRWDALWYAVSPAVVLAAYINWDLVAGALSMGMLLAWARRRQALAGVLLGLAIATKFYPLMFVGALFLLTWRTGRWRPFLVTLASTVGTWLVVNVPFMILAWDGWRRFYVFSQERGVDWGSPWLFFQSKGWAILGEGDVSKLGMAALAIMCLGIAVLTLAAPRRPRLAQICFLALAAFMMTNKVWSPQFVLWLVPFAVLARPNWKPLALWQLAEVWYFAAIWLYLLSQPPLSRNDLGIGDDTYFTAVWGRVITIGIMMAFVVRDILRPHKDRVRQADIDDQGGGVFDDAPDRFTLTSAVR
- a CDS encoding mannosyltransferase family protein, producing the protein MITRSAARDALLLWLGSRAGLLVATVLGTALTAYAGKWRQWDAGLFITIAQYGYDGEPGRPVDEGLPAFFPGFPVVLRAVHVLVPDWAAAGLLISLVAGAVAMVALARLAETEGASGWMAVLALLLFPMAVFLAAGYSESLFLAFAIPAWLAARRGLWSAAALLAAGASCVRITGLFLAVALVVEFFTHKEPVRRAGWLAVPFVPLVAYSYYHYSRSGDWLAWKHAQEAGWGRDFAWPWQAWKTTWRSAMGSDDFAVAFRMEIAGAVVAFAVLIWLLLLRRWSELVYTGLQAAALMTSAYYLSIPRSLLLWFPLWVLVAKVATRKPWVLVVYALIFGPLMLLNTGRFLSGAWAG
- a CDS encoding deoxyribonuclease IV; its protein translation is MLRIGAHVDQDDPAAHAAEVGAEVVQFFLGDPQGYDKPVLPAKPVEGVDIYIHAPYLINVATTNNRIRIPSRKLLEQHLKAAAGLGAKGLIVHGGHVNKNDDPQTGFDNWRKVFERMECPIPVLIENTAGGGNAMARKLERIARLWDALDGFDVGFCLDTCHAHAGGEELVDLVERVKAITGRIDLVHCNDSRDDFDSGADRHANLGKGKIDPDLILAVCRAAGAPIVVETPGEGQADDIAFLRKNL
- the rpsF gene encoding 30S ribosomal protein S6 → MRRYEVMVILDPSLDERTVAPSLDQFLSVVRNDGGTVEKVDVWGRRRLAYDIDKKSEGIYAVIDLSAEPATVKELDRQMNLNEGILRTKVLRPDVH